The following DNA comes from Candidatus Atribacteria bacterium ADurb.Bin276.
AAAAATGTGCACAACACAACCCCCTCATATTTCTTCTTTCCTGGAGGAATGAATTCAATAATTCATCTCCTTGGGAAGGGGACTGTCTAGCTGACTGTCTAGCTCGGGGGAGAGTATACTTTTTAAGTTGTATTGTTGTCTTGAGCCCTCATCTTTTGAGCTGGTAACGGCCACATCTTTTAAATTTTTCCTTCAATATATTATTATTAGAGGCGATTGCTACGTCGCTCCATTCCGCATAATAAAGGACTAATAAAATATTTTAATCTATATTTCCAGGTTAAGAATGAGCATAGATAAGTATTCTTTAATAATAATTGACTTCTCATTCTTATTTTTTCTTGATTCTGAAAAAGTGCTTTTTCCCTACCCGAAGAAATTGGTCATCTTTAATTTGGATATCAGAATTTGGATCAGCTATCCTCATATTATCAAGATATACTCCTCCCTGCTCGACCAATCTTCGTAATTCACTTTTTGAATGAGATACACCAGTTTTAAGGAGTAAAGAAATAATCCAGATTTTTTCATCTTTAAGGTCATCATTAGTAAGAGTAAGTATTTGAGCATCTTCGGGACTTTCCTTTTTGGCAAATGCTCGTTCGAAGTCTTCTAATGCCTGGTTGGCACGATCTGATCCATGATATATAGAGACGATTTCTTTAGACAGGATTATTTTCCAATCTCGAGGATGGAGGAGATCATTGGTAAAATCTTTTTCCCATTGTAGAATAGTATTCATGGGGATATCGGTGAGGAGTATAAAATACTTTTTTATTAGAGAATCAGGAATTGACATAATTTTCCCAAACATATCAAAGGGTGGATCGTTAACTGCGATATAGTTGCCGAGACTTTTGCTCATTTTTTCAACTCCATCAGTACCCTCTAACAATGGCATCATCATGACTACTTGGGGTTCTTGACCAAACTCCCTTTGTAAATCACGACCCATGAGTAAGTTAAAACGTTGGTCAGTCCCTCCTAATTCTACGTCGGCACGTAGAGAAACCGAGTCGTAAGCCTGCATAATTGGGTAAAGAAATTCATGCAATCCGACTGGTTTTCCATTTGATATACGTTGATGAAAATCTTCCCTTTCCAGCATACGGGCTACGGTAAAATGAGCAGTAATTTCAATTATATCAACAAAGGAAAGATTCTTAAGCCATTTACTATTAAACTCAATGATGGTTTTCTCGGGATCGAGAATTTTAAAAGCTTGATCTGAATAGGTTTTCGCATTGACTAAGACTTCTTCTTCGGTCAATTGCTTGCGGGTTTCTTTTTTACCGGTTGGATCACCGATGCGTCCAGTAAAATCACCTACCAGAAATACCACTTGATGACCGAGAGCTTGAAACTGTCTTAGTTTTCTGAGGGTAACGGTATGCCCAAGATGGATATCGGGTGCACTGGGGTCAAATCCTTCTTTAACAATTAAGGGCTGTCCAGTTTGATAATAGCGATTTAATTTTTTTTGGAGGTCTTCGCGACTAATTATATCTTCAACCCCTCGACAGAGAATTTCGAGGTCTTCAGTTGCTCTTTTTTCAAAACTCAATCTGATCATCTCCTTACTATTCCACGTTTAAGCAAGATTTTTAAGATTGGATATCCGATTCCATAACAGGCAATACATTCTCCTATCATAATATAAAAAACTGAATAAAAATAGGGAACTTGAAAAAGTTTACTGAGATATAATGAAACACCAAAAGCATTGAATAAGACTGGAGGGAGCGGCGCTAAGTAAGCTTTTTTCATTTTTGAGGTGACCAGGGCAGCTAAAAAAGTAATGAGAGTACCAAAGACGAAATCCAAGAAGCCAACCTGCCCCAAAAGATTAGCTAGGAAACACCCAATGGTAAGACCATAAATTGTTTCAGGAAATAGAAAAGGCAAGACAGTAAAAGCCTCTGCTACTCTGACTTGTATCGGTCCGTATGAAAAAGTATAAAAAGGTGGAAGAATGGTAAAAGCGACATAGAGCGCAGCGATCAATGCCATACGAGGAAGTTTCTTCATTGAATTCTCCTATCCAATTATTTGACTTTTTCAAATAAAATACCTAAAAAAAGGTATTGAATGATATAATAAAGTTTTAGTGAAATTATATCAAAATCCAAAAAAACGAAAACTTTTGTTCATAAATATAGGAAAATAGATGAATAAAGAATTAAAAGGTACCTCTTTAAAAATGAAAAAGCGACGACGTGCTCGATCAAAATTTTTCCGTTTTTCATTTTTTTCAGCATTTGTTTTTGGTATTTTAGCTGGTATTATTTTCTTCATATTGGTTCAATTTTTTTATTTAGATGATATTCGAGTTATTTCCAGTCAGATCGATAATTTTCGACCATCTTTTACGACCCGGGTTTACGATAACCAAGATCGGCTAATCCACGAACTTTATACCGAAAACCGTGAGTATGTTGCTCTTGCTGACATCCCTGAACTGCTCCAAAAAGCTTTTATAGCCAGTGAGGACCAAAACTTTTACCAGCATCCAGGAATAGATATCAGCGGTATTATAAGAGCAACTCTTCAAAATATTTTAAACCGACGAATTGTTGAAGGAGCCAGTACCATCACTCAACAATTAGCTCGGAACCGTTTTCTTTCCCATGAAAGAATTTTTAACCGAAAAATTAAGGAACAGGTTTTGGCTTTATTTATCGAGAGAAAGTATACCAAAGATCAAATTTTAGAAGCTCATCTTAACCAGATTTATTTTTGGCATGGAGTTTATGGAGTAA
Coding sequences within:
- the tyrS gene encoding Tyrosine--tRNA ligase, with the protein product MSFEKRATEDLEILCRGVEDIISREDLQKKLNRYYQTGQPLIVKEGFDPSAPDIHLGHTVTLRKLRQFQALGHQVVFLVGDFTGRIGDPTGKKETRKQLTEEEVLVNAKTYSDQAFKILDPEKTIIEFNSKWLKNLSFVDIIEITAHFTVARMLEREDFHQRISNGKPVGLHEFLYPIMQAYDSVSLRADVELGGTDQRFNLLMGRDLQREFGQEPQVVMMMPLLEGTDGVEKMSKSLGNYIAVNDPPFDMFGKIMSIPDSLIKKYFILLTDIPMNTILQWEKDFTNDLLHPRDWKIILSKEIVSIYHGSDRANQALEDFERAFAKKESPEDAQILTLTNDDLKDEKIWIISLLLKTGVSHSKSELRRLVEQGGVYLDNMRIADPNSDIQIKDDQFLRVGKKHFFRIKKK
- the queT gene encoding Queuosine precursor transporter QueT codes for the protein MKKLPRMALIAALYVAFTILPPFYTFSYGPIQVRVAEAFTVLPFLFPETIYGLTIGCFLANLLGQVGFLDFVFGTLITFLAALVTSKMKKAYLAPLPPVLFNAFGVSLYLSKLFQVPYFYSVFYIMIGECIACYGIGYPILKILLKRGIVRR